A stretch of DNA from Spirosoma endbachense:
GTATTCGTACTATTATCCATCGGTGGGCTTAGCCTGGGATTTTACCCAGTCTGTGAAAAATCTGCCGAAAAGCCTGTCGTTTGGTAAACTACGCGCTAGTTACGGATTTACCGGGGGCGATACAGATGCCTGGCGGACGAATCAGACGGGCTTCTACTCGGCAGGAAATATCTTTACGTCTACCGGTGGACAGATTCAGCAGTACGGTTTTCGGGATAATATCCTGCCTAACTACAACCTGCGGAACCGATTAGCCCGCGAATGGGAGGTAGGTGCAGACCTGCGGTTCTTCAACAATCGGTTAGGCATTGATTTCGCTATTTACAACAAACTGACGACCAATGAGATCTTTACGTTGCCTGTGGCTACGGAGTCGGGTATTGCTTCGCGGTTGGCCAACGGTGGTAAAATTCTGAACCGTGGCGTTGAGATTTTGCTGACCGGTACGCCGATTAAAACGAATAAATTCCAGTGGAACACGGCGTTTAACTTCAGCCGGAACCGCAACAAGATTCTGGAACTGATCGAAGGCGTGGATACCTACCAGTTGAGTCTGGCTTTCGGAGCTGATATTCAGTCGATTGCTCGGGTAGGAGGGGATTATGGCACCATCAATACCTCTTATGCTTATGCCCGCGATGATCAGGGTCGTAAGTTGATCGGCGCGGCCAGTGGCACGACCGGTGGCTATTTAACTTATCTGCGTAGCGGAGCTGCCGGGCAGGGGTCGAAAGATATTGGGACCATGCTGGAGAAGTTTCTGTTGAGCAACACCAACAATTTCCGTTATGGTAATTTCTCGGCCACGTTGCAGGTCGATTCCAAAATTGGCGGTGTGATGGCATCTGCAACCCACGCCTACGGGTCGGCTTTTGGTAGCTTCAAGAATAGCCTGGCCGGTCGCGATGCGGAGTCGGGTGGGATCGCTTTCACCGATGCACAGGGCAACAAACGGAACGATGGTATTATTCCCGATGGTGTACTGAACAAAGGGGTTACGGCTACGGTCGATGGCAAACAGATTGATCTGGGCGGTATGACTTACAAAGATGCTGTCGACAAAGGCTATCTGACACCCGTTCCGGCCTATGCTTATTACGACAACCTGTCCAACTGGGGATCGGGGATCCGTGAGTATTCGGTTTTTGAAAACTCGTGGGTGGCTCTTCGTGAAGCATCGGTTAGCTACGATGTACCGGCTACACTCCTGAACAGGGTTAAAATTCAATCACTGCGGGTGAGTGTGGTTGGCCGTAATCTGGGCTATCTCTACATGACTGCCAAAGATGGTATCAACCCGCAGTCGCTGAAGAGCAACAATGCCGGTGAATTTGCTGAATACGGCGGACTGCCTTTCAGCCGCAACATCGGTGTAACGGTCAACGTAGGACTCTAATTCTCGGCACGTATCTCAATCGAACTTACGCATATGCTTATCTCCTATAAAAACTATTTCTCCGGACTGCTCATGGCAGGGACGCTGGTATTCAGCGGGTGCCAGAAGGAGGCTTTCGTGGAAACCAACATTAATCCGGAAGGGCTAACGAGCGTTCCGCCAGCCAATCAGTTCCTGAACGCAACGCTGTCGTTGCACGGACAGGATTTTGAAGCGTTTTATGACCTTTACCAGCGGATCATGCCCTGGATGCAGTATTCAACAGCTGTGAATGGAAATGGACAGAATTTTACGCAGGTATACGACAACTTCTCACAGCGATATGGACGCCTGTATAATGGTGTTGGCAATACGCTGGTTGACGTAGAAAAACTGGTCGCGAATCTCCCCGCCGAAGAGCAGCCCCGCTACGTACACATGATCCGGATTGCGCGGATTCTGAAAGCATACTACACGTTTTATGTGAGTGATATTTACGGCAGTATTCCTTACTCGGATGCTTTTCAGGCCCGTTATGGCGGCACACTAACGCCAAAGTATGACCCGCAGCAAACCATTTTCGCAACGCTCGATACCGAATTGAAAGAAGCGATTACAACGTTGAAAACCGCTCAGACTGCCTCACAGGTAGCGTTGGGTACCAATGACCAGTATTATGCCGGTAATACACAGCAGTGGGTAAAAGCGGCTAATGCACTACGGCTAAAAATAGCGATACGTCTGGCAAAACGCGATGCCGCGAAGCTTAAAACGATTGCGCAGGAAGTATTAAGTTCTCCGGCAGCCGATCTGATGAGCAGCAATGCCGATGGGTGGATGTTTATTACGCCAGCCAGCTTTACGGGCGGTAGTGATTCGAACTGGAATCCCGCCAATTTGCGGGCTGCCAAGCCGCTGGTCGATTTCATGTGGGATACCCAGGACCCCCGACTTGATGCTTTCTTTACGCAAAACAGTTATTCTCAGTCCAATATCGATCTGCTGATTGCCGACAAGCAACTGCCAGCCGGTACCAAAGAGTCGCGCCGTTATCTGGGCGGGTTCACCGGCCCGGATGCTGCGAAAGTGGCCCAGAATGTACAACGTTTCTACACTCCGCGCTATCTTACCTTAAATGGCAATCGTACGGCAATCGATACGCTGTCGTATGTGCAGCCGCGTCTGTTCCAGGCGGGCTATGCTGATGCGAGTGGAACTGCCGGAACGGGCAAAAACTATTTCCCTGTTATCACCTATGCCGATTTCTGCTTCATGCGGGCTGAACTGGCAGCACAGGCCATTACGGGCGAAAGTGCCAAAACCTGGTATGAAACGGCAGTAACTGCATCGTTGGATTGGTACGATATGGTTGCGCAGGGAGCGCAGGTGTTCAACTATACAGCCATGACGGCGGCAGAGAAGACCGCTTATCTAGCTAATGCCAAAGTGGCCTTCAATGCTGCCAAAGCGATGGATTTAATCGCCAGCCAGGAGTATATCCATTTTCTACGTCAGCCAGCCGAAGGGTGGGCAACCTGGAAAAGAACCGGACTGCCCAATACAACGTCGACACTGGTTTTGCCAGCGTTGATTTCGAACGGTGCTACACTGGTGGTTCCTCGGCGGGCCCCCCTTGGTATTCCGAATGTCAATGATCCGAACTATGCGAACCGCAGGGCGGCCCTTGATGAAATGGCTAAAATAACCGGCTTCGGAACCGACCCTCAGGATGCTACGGGTCGTGTTTGGTGGGATCAGCTCTAGTGTATACCCGCTGAATTTTTCATAACTTAATGCCCAACCCGTCACATTGACGGGTTGGCTTTTTTCGGATTGTTTATGAAGCAGTGCCTGGCACATGGAATAATCTGGTTAAGTTGGTTTTTAGTAAGCAACGCAGTTTATGCACAGAAGCCAACGTTTTATCAGGATGTCCAACCGTTGATTCACGCTAAATGCGCGGTTTGCCACCGACCGGGTGAGGCTGCTCCGTTTTCGCTGATTACCTATGAAGATGTAACGAAACGGGCGAAATTCATCCGGAAAGTGGTGAACTCGGGGTACATGCCCCCCTGGCGGGCCGATGATCATTATGTCGCATTTGCCAACAAACGCAGCCTGACACCAGAGCAGATCAAAATACTAACCGACTGGATCGATGCAGAACTGCCCAAAGGCAAGGTCAATACCGATGCCGAAAAGGAATTGCTCAAACGGGCTCAGGCAGGTACGGGCTACAACCGGGTGCCCGATCTGACCTTAAAAATGCCCCAGCCCTTTAAGGTAATCGGCGATGGAGTTGAGCGGTTTATGGTGTTCAAGATCCCATTCGAACTGGCCGGGGAAGCGAACGTAGAAGCAATTGAGTTTACATCCACAGACAAAAAGAGTATCCATCACGCCAATTTTGCCATTCACCCGGTCGATGATCCGGGCATCGATTTGAACAATACGGTCGCGCAGGTTAACCTGAATGGCGATGATGCGTCGCGTTATAGGGAGTGGTTGCCCTACAAAAAACAATTGACCTATTATAGCGGCTGGATTCCCGGAACAACCGTTGAAACGTATCCGGCCGATATGGGCTGGGTGATGCCTAAACGAGGAGTTGTACTGCTGACTGTTCATTTTGGCCCAGCTGCTAAAGACATCGAGAATGTAAGTGGCGTCAATTTTTTCTTTACAAAAAAGCCCATCCGACGAACTGTGAAAGTGATCAGCTTAGGGTCTGGGGGGATTGGTGAGAAAGAAATTACACCTCCGCTGCTGGTATTTGGTGGCGATAGCCTGACAACCCGACTGCGAATCGCCTATCGAAATCAACCCATCACGCTGTTATATGCCTGGCCCCATATGCACCAGATTGGCAAACGATTCACCGCTTTCGCTACCCTGCCCGGTGCCGATACGCTGCGGCTGGTACGCATTCCGGACTGGGACTTTCGCTGGCAGGAAGTATATCGCTATCAGAAGCCAGTCATTCTGCCGACAGGGGCGGTAATTAACGTGATTGGAACGTATGATAACACCGAAGGAAACCTCCAGAATCCGAACAAACCGCCTAAGCTGATCACCTCAGATGGTCAGATGCGTAGCGATCAGGAAATGCTGACACTGCTGCTGCTGTACGTAGCTTACGAACCGGGCGACGAAAACCTTCGGCTTAACTGACCTGCTATGTGGACTCCTCAATTAGTGCTGGCGGCTGTCTGTTTAGTGGCCGGATTGCTTTGGCCCGAAACAAGTTCAGATCCGGCCCCGCTCTTTACGGCACTATCGCCCGAACAAACCCATGTGCGGTTCGTCAATTCCTTGACGGAAACTGATTCACTGAACATTTTTCGGTACGAATATCTCTACAATGGCAATGGTGTTGGTGTCGGCGATTTTAATGATGATGGCCAGCCCGATTTGTTTTTTTCGGGCAACACCGTTCCGCATAAGTTGTATCTCAATCGGGGGGGCTGGCAGTTCGATGACGTGACCGAGCGGGCGGGCGTTGTAGGGAATGGAACCTGGGCAACGGGCGTGAGCGTGGCCGACATAAACGGCGATGGCCGATTGGATATTTACGTCTGTCATTCTGGAAAATACCCTGCCGAAAAGCTGGCCAACGAGCTGTTTATCAATGAAGGCGTTCGCGATGGCGTGCCGCAATTTAAGGACCGGGCCAGAGAGTTTGGACTCGATTTGCCGGGTACGCAATCGACGCAGGCTGCTTTTTTCGACTACGACCGCGATGGCGATCTGGATGTTTTTCTGCTGAACCACTCCAACCACACCTACAATCCATTTCTGAATACCCGCAAAATCAGGGCAACACCCGATATGCGGTTCGGGAACCGATTGCTGCGCAACGATAACCAAAAATTTACCGATGTTACACTGGCAGAGGGCATTATCAACAATCCACTAAATTTTGGACTTGGCGTGGGTGTCAGCGACCTGAACGCCGACGGCTGGCCCGACCTCTATACCACCAGTGATTACACGGAACAGGATTGTCTGTATCTAAATCAGCATGATGGTGCTGGCCACCACACGGGCTTCAAAGAATCATTACGAACCGCGATGACGCATACATCCCGGTTTTCGATGGGTTGCGATCTGGCTGACTTTAACAATGATACGTTACCCGATGTGGTGACACTGGACATGTTGCCGGAGGACAACCACCGCCAGAAAATGCTGAAAGGCCCGGATGAATATGACGCCTATCAGATGCTGATTGACAGCGGATACTTCCGGCAGCAGATGCGAAATATGCTTCAACTCAACCGGGGGCTGGAAGACAAAAAGCAAATCCGTTTTAGTGAAATAGGGCAGTTGGCCGGTATAGCCGCCACCGATTGGTCGTGGTCGGCCCTGCTGGCCGATCTGGATAATGATGGTTGGAAAGATCTGTTCGTAACCAACGGGTATCTCCGCGACTTTACGGATCTGGACTTTATGAAATACACCGTCGCTGAAACTAAACTACAGGAAGCGGCAAAGGGAAATCTGAACTTTCAGACAATTGATCTGTTACGGAAAATGCCCTCGAACCGCCCCACTAACTATGCGTTTCGGAACAACCACGACCTGACTTTCAGCAATCAATCAGCCGCATGGGGACTGACGATACCGGCGGTGTCGGGTGCTGCGGCTTATGCTGATTTCGATGGAGATGGCGACCTGGATCTGGTCGTCTGTAAGCAAAACGAACCGGTAGGTATTTACCGGAACAATGCCGAACGGAACCGGGCCGACGCTCATTTCCTGCAGATTCGCCTGCGGGGGAAGGGAGCCAATACGCAGGCCGTCGGGGCGAGGGTAGTGCTCGAAACCACCGACGGACGGCAACTACAGGAGGCTTATGCTGTGCGGGGTTACCAGGCATCAGTCGAACCAACGCTGCATTTTGGTCTGGGAAAGCAAACCAGCATTTCCCGATTGACAGTATACTGGCCTGACGGCACACAGAGCCAGCTCGCCAATCTGCCCGGCGATCAAACCTTCACGATACAACAAAATGAAGGTAGCAGGCAAACCGTCCAGCGAATGCCGGAAGTCGCCTGGTTTAAGCCATTGGCGATGAATCAATTGCTGCCGTATCGGCACCGCGAAAACGATTTTATCGACTTTAAGGTAGAGGTGCTGATTCCTTATGAACTGTCGCGGCTGGGGCCAGCATTAGCCAAAGCAGATGTAAACGCCGATGGGCTGGATGATGTTTTTCTGGGCGGTGCCGTCGGGCAACGGGATGAACTATGGATTCAGCAGTCGGATGGTTCGTTTAATCGTGCTGATTCGCAGCCCTGGCTTGCCGATGCAGCCAGTGAGGATGTAAACGCCCTGTTTTTCGATGCTGACCGCGATGGTGATGCGGATTTATATGCCGTAAGCGGAGGAAATGAATATGAAGATGGATCGCCGGAATATCAGGATCGTCTTTATGTCAACGATGGAAAAGGGAATTTTACCCGCGCCCCACAGGCACTGCCACAAATGCGAAGCAGCAAACTGGCCGTAGCGGCTGCTGACATGGACCAGGATGGCGATCTGGATTTGTTTGTGGGTGGTCGGGGTAAGCCAGGCACCTTTCCATTCCCGTCGGAAAGTTATCTGCTGCGTAACGATACACCCTCCGGCGGATCTGCACGTTTTACCGACGTTACTGACCATATAGCCCCGGCTCTACGGCATATCGGTATGGTTCAGGCTGCTGCCTGGACTGACTTTCGGGGGGATAAATTTCCCGAATTGGTTCTCGCGGGTGACTGGATGCCCATGCATCTGATCGACAATCAGAAAGGGCAATTGACTGATATTTCCAGTGGGGCTGGCTTTACGGGCACGGAAGGAATGTGGGCGAGTCTGTTACTGGCCGACATCGATCAGGACGGCGATACTGACATCATAGCGGGTAATGCTGGCCTGAATAATCTGTTCCGGGCTGACGCCAGGCAACCGATGCAGATCACCACAACCGATATTGACAATGATGGCGTGCAGGACCCAATCTGGACTTATTATATTCAGGGCAAAGCTTATCCGGTGGCTTCACGCGACGAATTGCTCGATCAGGTAGTGCCTTTGCGGAAAAAATTTACCCGCTACCATCAATACGCCGATGCAACCGTCACCGATATTTTAAATCCTTCACAATTAACCCAGGCATCGGTCGTAACGGTTCGGCAACTGGCATCAGGTATTTTTGTAAATCAGGGCAATAAAACATTCAGGTTTGAGGCTTTTCCAACAGAAGCTCAACTGTCGCGGGCAAGCGCGCTGCTGATCGACGATCTGGATGAGGATGGAAAAGCGGATTTGCTGGTGGCCGGAAATTTCTATCCCTATCGCGTACAGCTTGGCCCTTGCTCGGCAAGTTTCGGTTGCTTGTTAAAGGGTAATGGTCAAGGTAAATTTCAACCTGTGCCTCCCCAAAAAACGGGCATCTGGGCCAGCGGTGATGTGCGACAGGTGGTTAGCCTGCGGTCGGGAGCCGGTCGACGACGATTACTGTTTACGGTCAATGATGGTTCGTTAATAGGGTTTGAGCGATGAAGAAACGACTACTGGTCATCACCGCAGGTTTAATGAGTCTGACAGCGCCCGCTCCGAATCGTTCGGCATCGGCAGAGACGCGCTGGCTGCATTCGGCGCACCAACTACTAACGGCCATCATAGTATCGGATGTGTTTTCGCCCCCCGTTGCTGCCCGGATTTACGCCTATGCGCACATTGCCGCCTACGAAACACTTGTGCCATTTCAGGCTGGACGTTATCGATCCCTGGCCGGACAGATCCCGTCAATGGCAACATTGACCACTACGCCACCGGCTGGCTGTAATCCGGCTCTGGCGGCCACCGAAGCGTTTTTGCGCGTTGGACGCACAATGATTTTTTCGGAGAAAACCTTCGATCAGGAAACAACGCAACTTTGGGAACAGATCAAAGCAGCGGGCTATTCTGAGGAAACCATTCAAGTGTCGAAAGCATTTGGTGAACAGGCCGCTCAGCATATCATTGCCTGGGCTAAGGGCGACAACTACCGGCAAACACGGTCGCTCCGTCGGTATGCCCCCGTAAAGCAGGCTGGCGCATGGGCACCGACGCCCCCCGGTTACATGACCGCTGTTGAGCCTTATTGGGGCCGCATCCGACCATTCGTGCTCGACTCGGCTGCGCAGTGTCGGACAACCGGACCTCCTCCGTTCAGTACAAACGAGAAAAGTCAATTTCGTGAGGCTGCGTGGGAGGTCTACGAAACGGGTAAAAACAGAACGGCCGAACAGCGGCTAATTGCGAGTTATTGGGATTGTAATCCATTTTTTCTGAACACACAGGGGCATCTGAATTTTGCCAGCAAGAAGCTTTCGCCGGGTGGTCACTGGTTGTCTATTGCCGGACAGGTTGCACGCCTAACGAAAGCCAATCTGATCACTACGAGCGCAGCTTACACAATGACGGCGATTGCGCTCTTTGATGGGTTTATTAGTTGCTGGCATGAGAAATATCGCTACAACGTTATCCGACCCGAAACGTACATCAACGCCCATATTGACGAGAACTGGCGGCCGTTGTTGCAAACACCGCCTTTTCCTGAATATCCCAGCGGCCACAGTGTTGTATCGACCGCTTCGGCAGTTGTGCTGTCGGCAGTTTTGGGCAAAAATGTTTCGTTCGTCGATAGCACCGAAATGGCTTATGGCTTACCGTCGCGTCGGTTCACATCATTTAACCAGGCCGCCGATGAGGCTTCAATCAGTCGTTTGTATGGAGGTATTCATTATCGGGCCGCGCTGCAAAACGGCCAAGTGATGGGAAAGGCAATAGGAGAGCTTGTAATCCGACGAATTAACCTGCGTCAGGCAGTTTTAAGTCAGAAACCATGATGATTTCTCGCGGGTGTTCAGTACCCGTTCAGTGTTTCTTTACTTCATATTGCCGCCCGTAAATGTAACGTAGCGCAAGCCCCAGGCCCCAGCCAGAACCATTCGACGTAATGGTGGCCTGCTGTTGCGAACCATTGTTAACCGTATAGAGCAAGTCAGATTTAAGCGCGTCGCCCAGTCCCCAATATTTGCGGGCATAAAATCCTAACTCGAACCGAGTGGATAATCGGGTGGCATAGTCAATTCCCAGTTCGGCAATCCCCGTAACACTGTTAAAAATAGTCGTTGTATTGTTGAGTCTAAGCGTATCGATGCGATTTCTGCCACGCCGACTATAGCCAATCAGTTGAAAATCGCCCGTTTGTCCGCTTCCGTTAGGGATAAGCCACGCGCCCCCGGTGAGCCAGAAACCAGTGCCGTTTGCTGACCCTTTACCCGATCCAATGCGTCGTTTTATTCGTAGAGGAATGCCATAGCCGTTGTTCAGGTAATTAAATTCAAGCGGATCTGCATTGTTGGCAATCGTAATATTGAGGTGAATAGGCGACCGGGTGTAGCCCGTTTCAATAGTCCATGAATTATGGTATGTATAGCCCAGTAGAACACTCCAGGTAGCTTTTGTCAGGGTAGCGCTGCTCACCAGCCCGTCGAGCGAATTGCTCAGGATGCTGCCATCGTTTCGAAATCCACCTTCGACCCCTATATACCAGGTTTGTATTTCGTTGAGCTGATCCAGTAGCTCTCGTCGGTTATCGGCCCGCTTCGATTGCCGGGTTTTTAGATTATCGTCGGGATCTGCCAGAATCACCCGCCGACGAACAGGAGGAGGAGCATAATAATTTGTATCGATCACGACCTCCTGAGCTTGTGCCGATAGTGACAAACCGACCAGAAAGGCAAGAAGCGAGATATTTTTCATGGTATAGTGCCTGACCAAATAGACTCGTGTTTCTATAGTGATTACGCACATTTCCCTCACTACGTTGCTTGCCGGTGAAATTCCCCGAAAGAGCGCAGTTAGAATGACTGATGAACTACGATTGATTGTATAATTTCAGGATGGGTTCACTGATTGTTCGGCCGGTATCCGATAAAACAAACGCAATTGTTTGGCTGATTGCCTCTGGAGTTACCCATTTGGTCGGATCGGCATCGGGCATCGCCTGTCGATTTATTGGTGTATCGATGGTGCTGGGCACAATGACTGTTGCCGAAATATGTTTTCCTTTTCCCTGTGCATTGACCAGATTCGCCAGTTCAAAAATCAGCGATTTGCTGAGGGCATAGGCAAACAGGTTTTTGCCAGCCTCGGGCACCAGGGCAGGACGGGCTCCAATGAAAACAAACTGACCATTTCCGTGGGCTTCGAACCGGGCCATTAGGGGCTTAACGAGGTTGAACGCAGTTAAAAAATTAATCCGATACATCTTGTCCAGGGCTGACAGGTCAGTTTCCCCGATGCTGCCAGCCATAAATCCACCGACCAGCAACGCGGCCGCGTGAATGGGCTTATCAGCAATTCTGGCTAGAAAATCGGCTATTTTGTCCTCATCCAGCAGG
This window harbors:
- a CDS encoding SusD/RagB family nutrient-binding outer membrane lipoprotein, with protein sequence MLISYKNYFSGLLMAGTLVFSGCQKEAFVETNINPEGLTSVPPANQFLNATLSLHGQDFEAFYDLYQRIMPWMQYSTAVNGNGQNFTQVYDNFSQRYGRLYNGVGNTLVDVEKLVANLPAEEQPRYVHMIRIARILKAYYTFYVSDIYGSIPYSDAFQARYGGTLTPKYDPQQTIFATLDTELKEAITTLKTAQTASQVALGTNDQYYAGNTQQWVKAANALRLKIAIRLAKRDAAKLKTIAQEVLSSPAADLMSSNADGWMFITPASFTGGSDSNWNPANLRAAKPLVDFMWDTQDPRLDAFFTQNSYSQSNIDLLIADKQLPAGTKESRRYLGGFTGPDAAKVAQNVQRFYTPRYLTLNGNRTAIDTLSYVQPRLFQAGYADASGTAGTGKNYFPVITYADFCFMRAELAAQAITGESAKTWYETAVTASLDWYDMVAQGAQVFNYTAMTAAEKTAYLANAKVAFNAAKAMDLIASQEYIHFLRQPAEGWATWKRTGLPNTTSTLVLPALISNGATLVVPRRAPLGIPNVNDPNYANRRAALDEMAKITGFGTDPQDATGRVWWDQL
- a CDS encoding c-type cytochrome, with the translated sequence MKQCLAHGIIWLSWFLVSNAVYAQKPTFYQDVQPLIHAKCAVCHRPGEAAPFSLITYEDVTKRAKFIRKVVNSGYMPPWRADDHYVAFANKRSLTPEQIKILTDWIDAELPKGKVNTDAEKELLKRAQAGTGYNRVPDLTLKMPQPFKVIGDGVERFMVFKIPFELAGEANVEAIEFTSTDKKSIHHANFAIHPVDDPGIDLNNTVAQVNLNGDDASRYREWLPYKKQLTYYSGWIPGTTVETYPADMGWVMPKRGVVLLTVHFGPAAKDIENVSGVNFFFTKKPIRRTVKVISLGSGGIGEKEITPPLLVFGGDSLTTRLRIAYRNQPITLLYAWPHMHQIGKRFTAFATLPGADTLRLVRIPDWDFRWQEVYRYQKPVILPTGAVINVIGTYDNTEGNLQNPNKPPKLITSDGQMRSDQEMLTLLLLYVAYEPGDENLRLN
- a CDS encoding VCBS repeat-containing protein is translated as MWTPQLVLAAVCLVAGLLWPETSSDPAPLFTALSPEQTHVRFVNSLTETDSLNIFRYEYLYNGNGVGVGDFNDDGQPDLFFSGNTVPHKLYLNRGGWQFDDVTERAGVVGNGTWATGVSVADINGDGRLDIYVCHSGKYPAEKLANELFINEGVRDGVPQFKDRAREFGLDLPGTQSTQAAFFDYDRDGDLDVFLLNHSNHTYNPFLNTRKIRATPDMRFGNRLLRNDNQKFTDVTLAEGIINNPLNFGLGVGVSDLNADGWPDLYTTSDYTEQDCLYLNQHDGAGHHTGFKESLRTAMTHTSRFSMGCDLADFNNDTLPDVVTLDMLPEDNHRQKMLKGPDEYDAYQMLIDSGYFRQQMRNMLQLNRGLEDKKQIRFSEIGQLAGIAATDWSWSALLADLDNDGWKDLFVTNGYLRDFTDLDFMKYTVAETKLQEAAKGNLNFQTIDLLRKMPSNRPTNYAFRNNHDLTFSNQSAAWGLTIPAVSGAAAYADFDGDGDLDLVVCKQNEPVGIYRNNAERNRADAHFLQIRLRGKGANTQAVGARVVLETTDGRQLQEAYAVRGYQASVEPTLHFGLGKQTSISRLTVYWPDGTQSQLANLPGDQTFTIQQNEGSRQTVQRMPEVAWFKPLAMNQLLPYRHRENDFIDFKVEVLIPYELSRLGPALAKADVNADGLDDVFLGGAVGQRDELWIQQSDGSFNRADSQPWLADAASEDVNALFFDADRDGDADLYAVSGGNEYEDGSPEYQDRLYVNDGKGNFTRAPQALPQMRSSKLAVAAADMDQDGDLDLFVGGRGKPGTFPFPSESYLLRNDTPSGGSARFTDVTDHIAPALRHIGMVQAAAWTDFRGDKFPELVLAGDWMPMHLIDNQKGQLTDISSGAGFTGTEGMWASLLLADIDQDGDTDIIAGNAGLNNLFRADARQPMQITTTDIDNDGVQDPIWTYYIQGKAYPVASRDELLDQVVPLRKKFTRYHQYADATVTDILNPSQLTQASVVTVRQLASGIFVNQGNKTFRFEAFPTEAQLSRASALLIDDLDEDGKADLLVAGNFYPYRVQLGPCSASFGCLLKGNGQGKFQPVPPQKTGIWASGDVRQVVSLRSGAGRRRLLFTVNDGSLIGFER
- a CDS encoding vanadium-dependent haloperoxidase, which encodes MKKRLLVITAGLMSLTAPAPNRSASAETRWLHSAHQLLTAIIVSDVFSPPVAARIYAYAHIAAYETLVPFQAGRYRSLAGQIPSMATLTTTPPAGCNPALAATEAFLRVGRTMIFSEKTFDQETTQLWEQIKAAGYSEETIQVSKAFGEQAAQHIIAWAKGDNYRQTRSLRRYAPVKQAGAWAPTPPGYMTAVEPYWGRIRPFVLDSAAQCRTTGPPPFSTNEKSQFREAAWEVYETGKNRTAEQRLIASYWDCNPFFLNTQGHLNFASKKLSPGGHWLSIAGQVARLTKANLITTSAAYTMTAIALFDGFISCWHEKYRYNVIRPETYINAHIDENWRPLLQTPPFPEYPSGHSVVSTASAVVLSAVLGKNVSFVDSTEMAYGLPSRRFTSFNQAADEASISRLYGGIHYRAALQNGQVMGKAIGELVIRRINLRQAVLSQKP
- a CDS encoding SDR family NAD(P)-dependent oxidoreductase; translation: MKSVLVTGASGNLGISLVEELHNDGYHIIATLGSAKEPGLFNHLPNVESYVVDLLDEDKIADFLARIADKPIHAAALLVGGFMAGSIGETDLSALDKMYRINFLTAFNLVKPLMARFEAHGNGQFVFIGARPALVPEAGKNLFAYALSKSLIFELANLVNAQGKGKHISATVIVPSTIDTPINRQAMPDADPTKWVTPEAISQTIAFVLSDTGRTISEPILKLYNQS